In the Heptranchias perlo isolate sHepPer1 chromosome 4, sHepPer1.hap1, whole genome shotgun sequence genome, TTCTTTTGGTTCCAACCAAAACAGGATGGTTATAATATTGCTAACGAGTTTGGATGTCACAACTTTTTCAAACTTGATGCAATGAGCAATCCTATGAAGTCAAGGGTGATGGCAAGATGTAGAATTAGGATCAACACCAACCTGCTATGTTTACAGATCATACTGGAGTctaaaggatagggtgactgaacatcttgaattttcagttaatcagagagccagcatggatttgtgaaaggtaggttgtgcctgacaaacctgattgaattctttgaagaggtgactaaagtagtggacaggggactgtcaatggatgttatttatatggacttccagaaggcatttgataaggtcccacatgagaCTTAGCTAAgaaagaagcccatggaattgtggGGAAAGTAAGAACttgattaggaagttggctgagcaaaaggcaacagagtagggataatgggtaggtactcacattggcaggatgtccctagtggagtcccacagggatctgtcttggggcctcaattattcactttattaatgacttaaatgaaggcataAAAGTctcatctaagtttgccaatgacacaaagattggtggcattgtaagcagtgtagatgaaaacatagaattacaaagcaatattgatagattaggtgaatgaattccatttgacacagttttgcccaatgtagacatgaggtcatccactttggatcaaaaaagatagaacaggatactttctaaatggtagttaaaaacagtggatgcccaaagggacctaggggtacaggtgcatacttcattgaagtgtcatgaacaggtgcagaaaataatcaataaggctaatggaatgctgccctttatatctagagtacaaggggatagaagttatgctgcagctatacaaaccctggttagaccgcacctggagtactgtgagcagttctgggcactgcacctttggaaggacatattggctttggagggagtgcagcgtaggtttactagaatgatacctggacttcgagggttaagttacgaggggagattacacaaaatgggattgtattctcgagtttcgaaggttaaggggtaatctgatcgaagtttataagatattaaggggaacagagggtggatagagaaactatttctgcaggTTGGGGATtgtgggagtagggggcacagtctaaaaattggagccagacctttcaggagtgagattagaaaacatttctacacacaaagggtggtagaagtttggaactcttctgtaaacagcaattgatactagctcaattgctaaatttaaatgagatcactttttggcaaccaaaggtattaagggatatgggccaaaggcaggtatatggagttagatcacagatcagccatgatcttatcaaatggcagagtaggcacgaggggctaaatggcctactcctgttcctatcgtttttgttttattcattcttgggatatgggcatcactagcaaggccagtatttattgcccatctcattCACCgagggtgatggtgagccaccttgaagtgctgcagtccatgtgaaggTACACTAGCAATGCTGttaagttccaggattttgactaagAATGATGacctaagtcaggatggtgtgtaacttggaggtggtggtcccatgtacctgctacccTTTCCCACCTGCATGGTGGGagatcacaggtttgggaggtactgtccaataaaccttggtgagttgcaggagtgcatcctgtagatagtacatacagCAGCCACAGTACACTAGGAGTGGCTGTTTAAGGTGGTGACTGGGCttccaatcaagcagactgctttgtcctggatggtggcaAGCTTGTGGTGTTGTAGCTGTGCACATCCAGGGTGTTGCAACTGcacccattcaggcaagtggagagtattctatcacgcctgacttgtgccttgtaggtggtgggaaaggctttgggagtccaGAAGTGAgctcatcacagaatacccagcctctgtcatGCTCTGGTGGGCATGACCTTTATGTGACTGGtcaagttaagcttctggtcaatggtgaccaggatgatggtgggggattcagatgATATTGAATGTCAAGGTTTGGTGGTTAAACTTTCTCTTGTTGCTTCCCATCTCCAACATGTTCAACAATTGGAGTGGGCTGAGGAAAGGGCCTTGATGCTCTATGGATGACTGCAAATCATTACAGGAAATATAATGGGGTCAACTGAGAACAGTAACAGATGAACAATCAGCCAGTGGTGGGGGATGGAGTCAAACTTCAAGGAAAGATTCTTATAGAACTTAAAAGGATTAAACAGGCTGAACCATTTTGAAGAGTTAACATACATCTGTAGCTAATGTCAATAgttgtttcaagtatttatttgatTGAAGTTTAGTGCATTTCAAAAATCTAAGATGTATTATCCTGATTTCCTACCCAGAACAATACTAAGCCAGTCAGACAATTTGCTTCTACACTTGGGCTAGGAGGTTTGGGGGGGTGGCTTCTGTTGGAAAATGTGACTAGATGGAGGATGAGAATGTGTTGCCACTTCAAATATATCTCATTCCTGTTATTGgatatgcttccaccaccctttcaggcagtacattcagatcataacttgctgcataatatttttttctcattaccttaaatctgtcctcttggttactgacccttctatcATTGGCAaccatttctctttatttactctatctaaaccttcatgattttgatcacctatCACATCTCctcattctctgttctaaggagaataacctcagtttctctggtctccccacataactgaagactttcatccctggtatcattctagtaaatctcctcagcaccctccaagactttgacatccttcctaaagtgtggtgcccagaattggacataatactccagctgaggcctaaccagtgatttttttttagtatatATAAAAGTTTAGtcaagcttccttgcttttgtattctgcctTATtcataaagtcaaggatcccctATGTTTTTAACAGCCATCCCAAgcattcctgccaccttcaaagacttgtgtatgtgcacctcctgtaaaattgatcattttaatttatgcctcctcattcttcctaccaatgaatcacttcacatgtccattaaatttcatctgcattgcctctcatcaaccctctccattcctTCAAAGAACCCAAACAAGTTAGTAAAACACTATTtgccttaacaaatctgtgctgactttcatttattaaccaatATTTTTCCAATGCCAATtagttttgtcccagattattttgTTTCCCCACCACTCAGGCTGACTGCCCCTCCTGCTTTGAactggggtgtaacatttgcaatgtaccagaggactgggggattgtaaatattacacccctgttcaaagcaggaggtggagatgccggtgatggactggggtggacaaatgtaaggaatcttacaacaccaggttatagtccaacagttttatttgaaaatcacaagctttcggagcttacctccttagtcaggtgagtCAGGAATTTACTTACAAACACAAGATTGACAAACATCCAAAATCcaagggagggtttaaactaatttggtagggggGATAGGCACCAGGATGGAACATTAGTGAGGGCTGAGAGGGACAAATAGAGTAAGGAAGAATTTAGAAATGGGGATTGGAcaggggcaaatgcaaggcagactaagatgagtgAATGCATATGCATAAATGCATGTagtgtacagctacaacactggcatccacccgacaatgtggaaaattgcccaggtatgtcctgtccacaaaaagcaggacaaatccaatccggccaattaccgccccatcagtctactctcaatcatcagcaaagtgatggaaggtgtcgtcgacagtgctatcaagcggcacttactcaccaataacctgctcaccgatgctcagtttgggttctgccaggaccactctgctccagacctcattacagccttggtccaaacatggacaaaagagctgaattccagaggtgaggtgagagtgactgcccttgacatcaaggcagcatttgaccgagtgtggcaccaaggagccctagtaaaattgaagtcaatgggaatcggggaaaactctccagtggctggagtcatacctagcacaaaggaagatggtagtggttgttggaggccaagcatctcagccccagggcattgctgcaggagttcctcagggcagtgtcctaggcccaaccatcttcagctgcttcatcaatgaccttccctccatcataaggtcagaaatggggttgttcgctgatgactgcacagtgttcagttccattcgcaacccctcagataatgaagcagtccgtgcccgcatgcagcaagacctggacaacatccaggcttgggctgataagtggcaagtaacattcgcgccagataagtgccaggcaatgaccatctccaacaagagagagtctaaccacctccccttgacattcaacggcattaccatcgccgaatcccccaccatcaacatcctgggggtcaccattgaccagaaacttaactggaccagccatataaatactgtggctacgagagcaggtcagaggctgggtattctgcggcgagtgactcacctcctgactccccaaagcctttccaccatctacaaggcacaagtcaggagtgtgatggaatactctccacttgcctggatgagtgcagctccaacaacactcaagaagcttgacaccatccaagataaagtagaccgcttgattggcaccccattcaccaccctaaacattcactcccttcaccaccggtgcactgtggctgcagtgtgtaccatccacaggatgcactgcagcaactcgccaaggcttcttcgacagcacctcccaaacccgcgacctctaccacctagaaggacaagggcagcaggcgcatgggaacaacaccacctgcacgttcccctccaagtcacacaccatcccgacttggaaatatatcgccgttccttcattgtcgctgggtcaaaatcctggaactcccttcctaacagcactgtgggagaaccgtcaccacacggactgcagcggttcaagaaggcggctcaccaccaccttctcgagggcaattagggatgggcaataaatgccggccttgccagcgacgcccacatcccgtgaacgaataaaaaaaaaagacagactggtgaaatgggtagacacaaggcagatgaaatttaacaagtgtgaagtgatacattttggtaggaagaatgagaggcaatataaacaaaatggtacaattttaaagcaggttcaggaacagagaggcctgggaatacacaaatttttgaaggtagcaggacaatttgagaaggctattaaaaaagcatatgggatcctgggctttattaatacagtataaaagcaaggaagttatgctaaaccttaataaaacactggttaggcctcagctggagtattgtgttcaattctgggcaccatactttaggaaggatgtcaaggccttagagagggtgcagaagagattgacaagaatggtaccagggatgaaagacttcagttacgtggagagattagagaaactggggttgtactccttagagcagagaaggttaaggggagatttgatagagtaaataaggagaatctgtttccagtggcagaagggtcagtaaccagaggacacagatttaaggtgattggcaaaagagccagaggtgacttgaggaaacatttttttacgcagtgagttgtaacgatttggaatgcactgcctgaaagggtggtggaagcagaatcaatagtaactttcaaaattgaattggataaataattgaagggaaaaaaattagagagctatggggaaagagtagtggagtgggactaattggatagctctttcaaagagcaggcacgataggccgaatggcctcctcctgtgccatacctactatgatactcaaCCCCTAGTGCTTTTCTTAACAGAAGGTTTTCTCACTATTACCCCTCCGAGGTGCTtcccccagtggcttcagcatagctggtggaaggctgctttTCCTCATATGGGGACCCTTGAGAAGATCGTGGCCGGCAACTCCTGGATGCTCgagagggcctggctgcagactgctgAGCTTTGGCTTCTGCCGGAGCAGCATGGACCAGCTGGCTTTCTAGCATTGTACTTAGTATTGGCTGAAGGGGAACTGAGTGAGCAAACATGTGCCACTCCCACGGGGCTGGGTCTCATTACTTCCACTGACCTGCAGGAGCGTAGATTACAGAAGATGAGTGATTTCTTGAAAGCCCCTACCCACTTACTCCACCAATCTGTCCAAAATGGATGTCTACttctcaacaataacttgcatttatatagtgcctttaacttagtaagaTGTCCTAAGGTGTTTCAcacaagcataatcagacaaaatttgacacctagccatatagagatattaggacaggtgaccaaaagctcggtcaaagaggtaggttttgaggaatgAATTAAAgggggagatgccggtgatggactggggtggacgaaggagaaagcctccgaaagcttgtgattttcaaataaaactgttggactataacctggtgttgtaagattccttacatttaaagggggagaggtagagagggaatgCCAATGCTTAGGGCTTCGACAGCTGAAGGGacgccgccaatgatggagcgattaaaatcttcAAAGCAGATGTAGCCTATCCAAGGAAGATGTCTGTCTATCCAAAGCACAGCACACTCCCTGCCTGAGTAACGCTATATGCGAAAATCGACCCTAGTGTCCACACTGAACCCATAGTGCGATGTCAGTTAACAAAACTTTCATTGGCTTCAATATTGGGGATGTTTCGTAAAGACTTGTGGCCTGAGGTGAAAACTGACGATTGGGATACTTTGTTCTCATAACCTCCTGTCCCCGAGAAAGGGTTGGATGTACCGCTTATCCCTGCAGTTACTGTACCAGTTGTGACCTGAAGGGGGGGAGAGCTGGTAAGTGGAGTAAAACAATTAATTCAAAAAAGGCCTGAAGGGGATCTAAAGAACAGGGCGGGTAAACGCGACACGgtcgggtcgaatggcctgtttccctgtTGTAACTTTCTCTGTATAAAATATTCCAAAATCTCCAGGAGCATTCTGCCAGTAAAAGCTTTCACTTCCCAGCTTGCAGATGCCGCCTTTCTGTTACTCAAAGGCTCGGTTTGTTGACTCATAAACGCGCGTCAGTTTAACTGGCAGGTGGACGACTATAGAAATATGAGCGTGAAAGTGTGGCCTGCATCCCAAGAGGTAAAGAAACGCGCGGTTTGTGAACGTCTCCTCCCTGTGTCCCttgtcctggtgtgtgtgtgtgtgagtgtgtggggagtcCAGGCGCTCTCTGCCGAGTACTGTCCCAATGTTACAATGTCCCAATCTTCCTTCTCATTGTCCCCGGACGTTCTACGATTGTCCATTTTCAGCGCGCGTtccagtgactgagaggagccgGCGTTCCCGTTTATTTTGTTAATGGAACTACACTTAAGGATGAAATAAAACCAAACTCGTACAGAGCAACTTCACCACCCCCCCGTCCGAGTCCTTGAACAAGTTAGTACGGGCGGAGCATTATTGTATATTTCAGTTATCGCTGCGGACAATGTTTTGAAAGTGTAAAAAAACAAGCAATAATGGACAATCAAAGAATGAACCatctgtcgagagagagagaattgtaaacaattttacaacaccaagttatagtccagcaattttattttaaattcacaagctttcggaggcttcctccttcgtcaggtaaatgtcagataaaattgctggactataacttggtgttgtaaaattgtttacaattgtcaaccccagtccatcaccggcatctccacatcgagagagagagagagagtacaatgAAGAGCTGTGGTTCAGGATAAAAGGGATTCATTTTAACAGCCTTGTGCAGGCACTACTTAAAGAGGCATTGTCTTTATGCATTTATTAACATTTATTCCCACCTCTGCCCCTAACTCATATGCCCTGCCTATGTCACCTCTAGATTCAACTTTTCCAATGCCTTCCTGGTTGGCTTGCCATCTTTCACCCtcaataaactccaacttgtcctgaACCCCTCTGCATCCAGCACTGCGTCTCTGTCCTTTACCCTGTCTTTGCATTGGCCTCTGTGCCCCAATAGATCAGCTTTAAGATCCTTGTCCTTATCTACACAGCCCTTCATCTCAccatatctctgcaacctccttcaactCAGTAATCCCCCCACAAATGCTCCGTTCTCTTGACACCTGGTCTTCTGTGCAACCCCCACCCTTCACTTAACCATTGAAATGAAATCCAGATCTTTCAAATCTCTTTGATTTTGAAATGTAacctattaagaacataagaaatagaaacaggagtaggccatacggcccctcgagctttctgtgccattcaataagatcatggctgatcttcgacctcaactccactttcctgtcatatccccatagcccttgattccctttagCATCCAAAAattatcgacctcagtcttgaatatactcaacgactgagcatcaacagcgctctggggtagagaattccaaagattcacaactctctgaagaaatatttcctcatctattTTAATGTAACATTATAATGAAAAGTGAATGGGACTCCATATATTTAAATGACTTTCAATATGTTTCACTATTTTGATCATAAATCTCACATCCAAAGTTGACAGCTTTCCCCCAAATATTAAATTTAACTCCAAGCAGTTACGTTTTACAGTGAATGTgcaggaaagggaaaaaaaacttgctttcatctagtgcctttcatatcctcaggatctcccaaagttcttcacagccaattagttatttttgaagtgtagtcactgctgtgtttgcctacataacaacagctgATTTGCATACaatatggtcccacaaacagcaaatgagataaagaaccagttaatctgttttggtggtggtggttaacATAAACTGAATTGTTAAAAGAGTTCACATTTGGATCttggaattttatttttattggtAAAAATGTGATTACATGAACAATGGTGTAGACTGGAAAGGTTACTTAACCTTTAGGCTACTGCAGGTTCAAGGAAACTCTGGTCTTTCTGAGCCGACTGGTTGTTTTTCAGCTCACGCATAGTGACAGGATGAATACCAATATTACACCAATAAATCTACTTGATTACTAGGATGttttattattgtaatattaaCCCTACACCACTAAAATTAACACCTAAAAACACTTTTGTCTGAGCCAGATGAAAATACTACTACTTTAGATATGATATAAAAATATTAGTGCAGTTTTTGAAGAATCAATGTCTTTTTGTTGCAGATATTGAATTCATCACTGATTTACATGGAAGGGTTTGTTTTACCCGAGATGACACCCAATTGAAATGGCGACCTTCAAACTGAAATTATTTGGCTTGCTGTACTTTGTACAGGGACTGCCGTATGGATTACAGTCCAGTTTATTACCGATTTACCTCAGAACTGTTGGACTTTCATTTACCAAAATTAGTTTGACCAAATTATTATATTTTCCATGGCTACTTAAGATACTCTGGGCTCCATTTGTGGATCAATATGGGACAAAACAGAAATGGCTGCTGTCTAGCATGTGTGGACTGATTATATGTTGTTTAATAATTTCTAGACTGCCTCCAAAGACGGATTTCCTAGCTATGGCCTTCACCTTGCTGCTGATGAACTTCTTTGCTTCAATTCAAGATATTGCTGTTGATGGCATAGCTGTTAGATTGCTCAGCAATGAGGAAGTTGGCTACGGCAACACCATCCAGGTTGTGGGTTACAAAATGGGTGCTCTCATTGCAGGAGCAGGGCTTTTGACAGTGATGGACCAGATTGAGTGGGATATGCTTTTTATAATGTTTGCTGTTATTTATGTTGTAGCTATAATTTTTGCCTGTTTCACTCCTGAACCTGAAAGAACCTCTGAAACAAAAATTAGGTTGCCTGTGCTGAATCCCCGTGAAATATTGGGAGAAGTACTTCGAGTGCCTGGAACGGTTTGGACTCTAATTTATGTCATCATTTACAAATTAGGTGAGTCTATCTTGTATAATAATAATTCGATAATGATTGTTAAAATTAACTTCCTCTCAGTGATTAGTGCATTTGTTGTTTCACcccatttttttcccccagttcTTCTAAAATTCATGTTTATCcttcagttttcagttctgaagtAGGGCTCTACCAAAAaacttaacttgtcttttcttgcTGCAGGTGCTGAGTGACCTGaattgtatttccagcattttctgtttttgttattaATGTTAAAATGTTTGTTACGTGAGAAAACCTTTTGGAGGCAATCTAGTCAAATTCTAATTCAGTCAAAAATGTTTACAAATACTACATTAGTGTGTTATGATATTGTCTTAATGTGATATTGTGTTACTGCAGGTGGATATCTATGCTGCTGATGCATTGTACACTGTGTGGTACTCCTGTCTGTTGGTTAAAATTAAATAGACAGCCTTCTTCACTAAAGTCTAGGATCAGGTCTCTAGAAAAAGACATTGTGAACTATCAAGTGGACCATGGCA is a window encoding:
- the mfsd3 gene encoding major facilitator superfamily domain-containing protein 3, with translation MATFKLKLFGLLYFVQGLPYGLQSSLLPIYLRTVGLSFTKISLTKLLYFPWLLKILWAPFVDQYGTKQKWLLSSMCGLIICCLIISRLPPKTDFLAMAFTLLLMNFFASIQDIAVDGIAVRLLSNEEVGYGNTIQVVGYKMGALIAGAGLLTVMDQIEWDMLFIMFAVIYVVAIIFACFTPEPERTSETKIRLPVLNPREILGEVLRVPGTVWTLIYVIIYKLGEQGAVSMFPMFLLENSFSPAELGLWNGIVAMGFSIFGSCLGGLLMPKYNAFSLIMILFFLRIANLSFQMLLLLLFQSESLTMKGAAVLSIILQHFLSGLITTLTFSIMMLCTQKAKERIQATHYTFLASFEVLGKLTFSAIAGILVDWIGFPSSFCIFLLLSCLAVLHVLKPPDLLSEQKKQ